From one Streptomyces sp. WMMC940 genomic stretch:
- a CDS encoding dsRBD fold-containing protein — protein sequence MPHIGDELAVARALNGVSHSLLHEVATEIESRTGEQVHRLREG from the coding sequence ATCCCCCACATCGGTGATGAACTGGCGGTGGCGCGGGCCCTGAACGGGGTGAGCCACTCCCTGCTCCACGAGGTGGCCACGGAGATCGAGTCCCGCACCGGCGAGCAGGTGCACCGCCTCCGCGAGGGATGA
- a CDS encoding GNAT family N-acetyltransferase, translating to MPETGTRRTGHPITLADGTPTRTREATPADLGPVQALHHRCSPGSRAMRYHAGTPGLSAAGWRLLCDPERGTTLVTTTAQRTDRIIAMTNVMRTARQGVGEFAVLIEDAWQSKGLGTALTAHAADVARRDGHHTLTAAVAAANVPMLHVLETLDAPPARATGPVLDIEIPL from the coding sequence ATGCCCGAAACCGGCACGCGCCGCACCGGACATCCGATCACCCTTGCCGACGGCACGCCCACCCGGACGCGGGAGGCGACCCCCGCCGACCTCGGCCCGGTCCAGGCGCTGCACCACCGCTGCTCGCCCGGCAGCCGTGCCATGCGCTACCACGCGGGCACGCCCGGACTGTCGGCGGCCGGCTGGCGGCTGCTGTGCGATCCGGAGCGCGGCACCACCCTGGTCACCACCACCGCCCAGCGGACGGACCGCATCATCGCCATGACCAACGTCATGCGCACCGCTCGGCAGGGCGTCGGCGAGTTCGCGGTGCTGATCGAGGACGCCTGGCAGTCCAAGGGGCTGGGTACGGCGCTCACCGCCCATGCCGCCGACGTCGCCCGGCGGGACGGGCACCACACCCTGACCGCGGCGGTGGCCGCGGCCAATGTGCCGATGCTCCACGTCCTGGAGACCCTGGACGCGCCGCCCGCCCGGGCCACCGGCCCGGTCCTCGACATCGAGATACCGCTGTAG
- a CDS encoding DUF2087 domain-containing protein, with amino-acid sequence MSDNEAGGPRDVSALFSRGRLTAIPRKAARRRHLLDHLARTLFQQGREYTEREVNDAIRTVHQDCSALRRYLVEARLLTRARDGSAYRRAV; translated from the coding sequence ATGTCCGACAACGAAGCCGGCGGTCCACGGGATGTGTCCGCACTCTTCTCCCGGGGCCGGCTGACGGCGATCCCGCGGAAGGCCGCCCGCCGTCGGCATCTGCTCGACCACCTCGCCCGGACCCTGTTCCAGCAGGGTCGGGAGTACACCGAGCGCGAGGTCAACGACGCCATCCGGACGGTCCACCAAGACTGCTCGGCGCTGCGCCGGTATCTGGTCGAGGCCCGGCTGCTGACCCGCGCCAGGGACGGCAGCGCCTACCGGCGGGCCGTGTGA
- a CDS encoding YceI family protein, with protein sequence MGLFNRKTSETAPAAPRPVDPALAALTGKYAIDPAHSSIGFTVRHAMVTNVRGTFSDHEGTLHLDGADPSRSTAVIDVKIASIDTGIGDRDGHLRSGDFFDAETFPVMSFRSTTAEQLGGEKYRISGDLTIKDVTRPLSIDLEFNGTATDVYGNERVGFEGSAEILRSDWGLTWNAALETGGVMVSDKVRLNFDISAIKQAA encoded by the coding sequence ATGGGCCTGTTCAACCGCAAGACCAGCGAGACCGCCCCCGCCGCCCCCCGCCCTGTGGACCCCGCACTGGCAGCCCTCACCGGCAAGTACGCCATCGACCCGGCCCACAGCAGCATCGGCTTCACGGTCCGCCATGCCATGGTCACGAACGTGCGCGGCACGTTCAGCGACCACGAGGGCACGCTGCACCTGGACGGTGCCGACCCGTCCCGCTCCACCGCCGTCATCGACGTCAAGATCGCCAGCATCGACACCGGCATCGGCGACCGTGACGGGCACCTGCGCAGCGGTGACTTCTTCGACGCCGAGACCTTTCCGGTGATGTCCTTCCGCTCGACCACGGCCGAGCAGCTCGGCGGCGAGAAGTACCGCATCAGCGGCGACCTCACCATCAAGGACGTCACCCGCCCGCTCTCCATCGACCTGGAGTTCAACGGCACGGCGACCGACGTCTACGGCAACGAGCGCGTCGGCTTCGAGGGCAGCGCCGAGATCCTGCGCTCCGACTGGGGTCTGACCTGGAACGCCGCGCTGGAGACCGGCGGCGTGATGGTGAGCGACAAGGTGAGGCTGAACTTCGACATCTCGGCGATCAAGCAGGCCGCCTGA